The genome window CTCCGCGGTCATCCCCGCTTCGGCGTAGAAGCGCTTGAATGTTGGCTTATTGAGCGCGCTGTCGAGGCCGTACTTGGCGAGAAACTTCTGCCCTTCCGGACTTAACAAGAAATCACCGAACAGCAGCGCCGCATGGGGATGCGGTGCATTAGCGGACACGCCAACGCCGCCTGGATTCGTCGGCACGACATCCATCGGCACCCACTTGATCGGCGCACCTTTGGCAATCGACACGCGCGAGTGGCTAAGAAACGTTGTGGGCGAAACCGCGACCTCACCCGAGATGACCATGTCGAGCATGGCTCGTCCCGAGACGGGATGGAGACTGATCTGCTGCGCTTTCAATTTCTGCACGAACTCGGGCCCTCTGCTCGCCAGCATACCCGCGATCACTCGCGCGCCCGTATCCGTGGTGGTCATGCCGATCTTGCCTCTGAGCTCCGGCTTGAGCAGATCGTCATAGGACTTCGGAATCGCCGCTCCCTGGATTGAGTTCGTATTGTAAGACAACCCTATGTAGGTCTCGCGATCCGTCGACCAGTAAACCAACCCCTTCTCCGCCTTTTCTTTCACCTCATCGGGATAGCTCGCTGCATGCGGCGAGAAATAGGGCTGGAGCATTTTGTACTCTCTCATCACCATGAGAACCGGGAAGGTGGTCTCAATGGCGTCGAGAATGAAACGCTTAGCCTGAAACTCCTGCAACACTCGCGAGATCAAAGCATCGCTATCGCCACGATAAACGTCCACCGAAACCCCAGGATATTTGGAATTGAAAACTTTGGGCATGTCCACATTCGGCCCGCCGGTGAGCGACGTGTACCACGTGACCACGCCCTCCTTCTTCGCACCTTCGTAGAGCATCTTTTCACGATCGGGTTTGTTGTAAGCCGCCAGCTCGGCAGTTAAACGCGGCTTGTTCTGCGCCATCGCTGGGACGGGAGCTAGCAGAATCGCCAGCATCGCAAGCGTAAATAATTGTTTCATTCGCTCTCCATTTTCTGCAACATCTTTGCGTCGATGACCTCCAAGCGCGCCTTAGGGTACTTAACGCGTAAAGAACAATTCGACCACTTAGTTTCGAGCTGCCGGTGCACGTTTTTGCGCTCCGCGCTGGTCAGCCGCCGCCATTTTACCTCAGCGACCAACAATTGCTTACCATCTTCGGGGTCTTGCGCAACCAAATCCAACTCCACACCGCGCTCCCAATAGCGCCGCGCGCCAGGGAAACGGCCTCGGCAAACGTCTTCGAAGACCGTGGCCGCATGATCGTGAATGAGTTTTCGCTTCAGCGCTCTGCCATAGGTCCGCCAGCGGCTCTGATGCGGCGAAAAAACCCGGTACCAAAAACGCAGGGTTGGATCATGAATCCGGTAATAGGTTTTTTTGGTCGATCGAACGCTTTCGCCGTAGGGCAGTTCGCGCTCCAAGATCGACAGGTCTAAAAGCTGTTGCAATAGGCGCGACAGATTGGTTTGCGCCGTGCCCAAACGCGAAGCGATTTCCGAGGGCCGTTCCGCGCCTCGACCAATAGCTTCGAGCGCCGCCGTGGCCCCAAGTCCACTGATGCCCTCGTCACGCAGGATGCGCTGCGGCTCCTGCTCCATGTAAGGAGCAAAGCCAAAATAAAGCGCTTCGGCAAGCGCAACAACGTCTTGTTTAGGATCGACGAACTCCCAATATTTCGGGATCCCCCCGACGCAGGAAAATTTTTCAAATGACTCCAGATCCGATTCGTTTTGTCCGCAAGCCTGACAAAACGCTCGGTAGCGCATCGGCCGAATCTGAATGAGCTTTCTCGCCCGGCCATAGAGCGGCGCCGCCCGGTGCAGAAAAAGGTCGTGCATCATCCGGGTGCTCGACCCAGACAAGATCAACAAGCACCCGCGCGGCAGCGAATGATCGATCCAGCGCTGCAGTTGGCTCGGCAAAGTTGGATCGACCGCGGTAAGATAGGGGAATTCGTCGATGCAGAGCACCCAGCGTCGCTTTTGCAAAGCCAACACTTCCAACAATTCCGGCCAGGTCTTTGGCACAAAGCGAGTTTCCAGCCGCCCGCTGATATCTTGAAACACCTGCTGAATCTGCAGCTCGCGGGTCGCTTCGATGGCCTGGGTATAAAAACCGTCGCATGACTTGAGCCACTCGCCGATCAGTCGAGTCTTGCCGACCCGCCGCCGCCCATACACGACCAACAGCCCACCCCGCTTCGCTGCGGCATCGAGCTCGCCCAGCTCCAACTCTCGATTGGTGAAATCCAGCTCCACAAAAGCCAGTATGAGGCAGGAAATGATGTCTGTCAAACATTATGCTTACCGAGCATAATTGAGGGGTATCGCCCGCAAAGGCGCTAAGGCGCAAAGGTTTGGGGACTAAACGGCTCTGCTATTTCCAGTCTACTTGGCGCCTTTGCGCCTTGGCGAGAGTATATCTTAATTCCGAATGCCGACCACGTTGAAAGCCGTCACCGCCCGCTGGAAGCCTTTAAGCGTCAGCTCCCCCACCGGTTCGACCTCGAGAAGATTTTCAATCACGCCCAATAATCTCTGCGGCACCAAAGTCTGTCCCGAGTTGGCCTCGCCGCACAGTCGCGACGCGAGATTGCACACGGTGCCAATCGAGCCGTAGTCCATGCGACCTTCAAAACCGATGGCGCCGATGGTCGCGTAGCCCTGCGCAATGCCGATACCCATACCGATGTCGTAGCCGAGTTTGCGCCAGCCAACCGATAATTCATCAAAGCGCGTACGCATCGCCAGCGCCATGCGCACGGCGCGCTCCTGCGGATTGGGCACCG of Deltaproteobacteria bacterium contains these proteins:
- a CDS encoding extracellular solute-binding protein, translating into MKQLFTLAMLAILLAPVPAMAQNKPRLTAELAAYNKPDREKMLYEGAKKEGVVTWYTSLTGGPNVDMPKVFNSKYPGVSVDVYRGDSDALISRVLQEFQAKRFILDAIETTFPVLMVMREYKMLQPYFSPHAASYPDEVKEKAEKGLVYWSTDRETYIGLSYNTNSIQGAAIPKSYDDLLKPELRGKIGMTTTDTGARVIAGMLASRGPEFVQKLKAQQISLHPVSGRAMLDMVISGEVAVSPTTFLSHSRVSIAKGAPIKWVPMDVVPTNPGGVGVSANAPHPHAALLFGDFLLSPEGQKFLAKYGLDSALNKPTFKRFYAEAGMTAEKYERESEKWEKLLKEIGRK
- a CDS encoding ATP-binding protein, producing MTDIISCLILAFVELDFTNRELELGELDAAAKRGGLLVVYGRRRVGKTRLIGEWLKSCDGFYTQAIEATRELQIQQVFQDISGRLETRFVPKTWPELLEVLALQKRRWVLCIDEFPYLTAVDPTLPSQLQRWIDHSLPRGCLLILSGSSTRMMHDLFLHRAAPLYGRARKLIQIRPMRYRAFCQACGQNESDLESFEKFSCVGGIPKYWEFVDPKQDVVALAEALYFGFAPYMEQEPQRILRDEGISGLGATAALEAIGRGAERPSEIASRLGTAQTNLSRLLQQLLDLSILERELPYGESVRSTKKTYYRIHDPTLRFWYRVFSPHQSRWRTYGRALKRKLIHDHAATVFEDVCRGRFPGARRYWERGVELDLVAQDPEDGKQLLVAEVKWRRLTSAERKNVHRQLETKWSNCSLRVKYPKARLEVIDAKMLQKMESE